The following DNA comes from Terriglobia bacterium.
GCACTGGTCGCGGCGCTGGATGCGCGCGAACGTGAAACCCAGGCCCATTCCAGGCGGGTGAGCGAATATACACTGCATCTGGCACATGTGGTGGGGGTGGACGAGGACTTGCTGGCGGATATTGGCCGAGGGGCCATGCTTCATGACATCGGCAAAATTGGAGTATCCGACAATATCTTGCTCAAGCCTGGCAAACTGACTGAGGCGGAATGGGTGGAGATGAGGAAGCACCCTCAAATTGGTTATTGGATTCTCGATGGAATCCATGGCCTCAAGTCCGCGTCGGAGATTGTCCTGGCACATCAGGAGAAATTTGATGGGACCGGATACCCTCGCACACTGAAGGGAGAGGACATCCCGCTGGGCGCCCGGATCTTCTCGGTCATCGATTGTTTCGATGCCATTACTTCCGACCGCCCCTATCGGAAAGCATCCCCTTACGAGACCGCCCGCGCGGAAATCGCCCGCTGCTCGGGGACTCAGTTCGATCCGCTGATTGCCCGGTACTTTCTCAATGTCCCACCGCAGAAGTGGCAGGAGATCCGAGCGCGACTGCAAGAAGAGATCGAGAGATCGGTGCGCGCCCCACTTTAATCCTCAGTTTCATCTTCCGACCGCAATCGGCCCATCCCGTTGCCAGACCACCCTCCAAGAAATTCCCAAATTTCTCCGCGCCCGTCCTGGAGAAAGTCCCGGGGATTCTTGCTTGGAAATCCTCTGCTCCCCATTCCCACCAGAAGAAAAGGTCTGCCCTGGATCGAACTCAGGGCGTCTGACCTTTGTTCCTGGATCTCTCGTGATTTAATAGGCTTATTAAAAGGAAGTGGGAAGGCTGGTTGGGTTGCGACACCAGCCATCCCGGGTTTGTCCTCAGTTGGAGGTAAGGACAAGTTACACGTTAAGACGCCAATCTTTTTGAAAAGGTTTCTTACGTTACAAGATTTTACAACCGGGGGGACCGGGGAGTGGACCCGGATCAATCCTCGGCGAGGGGCTCAAAGGCATCCTAAAAAACACCGTTTCTGAGGAACCGGGGATACTTTATTGCGTGCTCGGGGGCGATCGTCGTGACCACCGTGCGGATATAATCAGCCCTGGCGCTCACCCGGTGAACCGGACGCTGCGTCTCGGGCCGAAAAACACTCAGTGCCTCAGCTCAGAGGTTGATGCGCCGGGCTGGGTCCCAGACGATGAGGCCAGGGACGCAGTAATGGTGCCCACAGAAATGCGAGCCTTCAATTGTACAAGGCGATGGCGGGGTTCGTCCGTGTACCAAACATACATCCGTCCGGCTTGACGGAACAATCCTTCGAACACCTTCGGCTCGACCCGGATGGCTTGAAATGTCCCGGCATCCGTTTTTATGGTTTCCCGTTGCTGTATCTCCACAGTCACGTTGTAGGTTTTGCCCCCGTCATTGACAGGGAACTGGACCGAATTGCCCACTGTGAACGGCTGGGTCTGCATATAGAAAAGCGCCGAAAGGACGTCCTGCACACAACCCGGCGTGGCCGTCTGGGCCTTCCGGATGGGAGACGAGGGGAGAAGGAGATTGCGATCCTGCAACTGGGCCGTCTTTTGACCAGGGGGGAAATCGACAATCGTTTCACGGTGTCGGCGGCCTTCGTTGATCCGCTTCATGATCCGAAGGGAACAAAAATTCTTGAGAGCAACCAAAGACTCAAATTGGTCCTCTACACGGTAAAGCGTAGACACGAACCGGCTGGAATGAGCATCCCCGGTGATCTTCAATTGGCCAGAGGAGGGATCGCGGTCGACTCGAATGCTGGCCACCCCGGCACTTGCGGCTCTCCAGTAGACATTATAGTTCAACGTCTGATTCTCGACTTCAACGGCGGCCGGCGGTTTTGCAGACTGTGGCGCGGCCTCCGTTGCACTCCGGGATTTTCCGGTCACCAGAGCCAAAGCAACAAAGAAGGCCAGGGTCAGGCTCACCCTGTAAATCATCGGGGTGGAGTTGCGGACGATGGTTTGAACCTTTGGCATCCGTGCCAGATATCGCGATATGGTCTGTTTCATCAAGAACCCCTCAGGTATTTTATAAGAAACAGCAATGCCACTGCACTACAAAAACCCAGGAGGACATTATACTCGCGATTCCGCCAATATAGGCCCCAAGAGAATGAAACCTGTCCTTCTCCCCGGCGCGACTTCCCCCTCCAGGGGAGAAAAAGGGGGACCTCCCGTGCATAGGCAGAGAAAGCGTCGCCAAAAAGGCCTTTCAGATGCTCTTCCTCTTGTCGCATCACAGGCCAATAAATCGCCAGGAAAAACAGCACAATCCCCAGCATGAGGATCACGCGGTGAGCGGCCCACGCAAAGCCGAGGGCAATGAGAAAACTCCCGAAGTAGAGCGGATTTCTCGAAAGTCCATACGGCCCATCCCGGGCTAAGGTCGCATTCTTTCTGATCAATCCCGAGGCCCAGGCCCGCCATCCCACTCCGAAGAGGGCCACTGGTGCGCCGGAACTTATCGACAGCAGTGTGGGACGCGCCAAAACAAAATACACAATCGCCACCATAAAGCCAAGGGGCACCCGCCATCGGGCAAGGCGACGGCCGAATGAAGGTCTGCTCATGGGATTACCCCGGACCGGCCCGATTTTGCGAAATCGGAAGCATCCGTTGGAGCCGTGACTGAATGGCATCGAACACCGCAGCCACCGGGATTTCTGCGATGCAGCGGCGCCCCCCACAATCCCGTCGATAGCAATACCGGCCGCACTGGTTCTGCTGCACCACGATGTCCGCCGGGTGGTATGGACCGTTTCGGACGGGATCGGTGGACGCATAAATCCCCACGATGGGTGTCCGGGCGGCCGCGG
Coding sequences within:
- a CDS encoding response regulator, coding for MSEVPREAILIVDDEEPIRQLLDQCLKGQGYQTSAASNAEEALSALSTSHFDLVLSDVRMPGMSGLELLEAIRSRHDEVGVLMLTACDDVFMAVQAMKMGALDYVLKPFRINEISATVRKALRLHQEDVGQRRYVLQLEEVVRNQTFELRKTFEHFQNASETTLEALVAALDARERETQAHSRRVSEYTLHLAHVVGVDEDLLADIGRGAMLHDIGKIGVSDNILLKPGKLTEAEWVEMRKHPQIGYWILDGIHGLKSASEIVLAHQEKFDGTGYPRTLKGEDIPLGARIFSVIDCFDAITSDRPYRKASPYETARAEIARCSGTQFDPLIARYFLNVPPQKWQEIRARLQEEIERSVRAPL
- a CDS encoding DUF3108 domain-containing protein, which translates into the protein MKQTISRYLARMPKVQTIVRNSTPMIYRVSLTLAFFVALALVTGKSRSATEAAPQSAKPPAAVEVENQTLNYNVYWRAASAGVASIRVDRDPSSGQLKITGDAHSSRFVSTLYRVEDQFESLVALKNFCSLRIMKRINEGRRHRETIVDFPPGQKTAQLQDRNLLLPSSPIRKAQTATPGCVQDVLSALFYMQTQPFTVGNSVQFPVNDGGKTYNVTVEIQQRETIKTDAGTFQAIRVEPKVFEGLFRQAGRMYVWYTDEPRHRLVQLKARISVGTITASLASSSGTQPGASTSELRH
- a CDS encoding isoprenylcysteine carboxylmethyltransferase family protein yields the protein MSRPSFGRRLARWRVPLGFMVAIVYFVLARPTLLSISSGAPVALFGVGWRAWASGLIRKNATLARDGPYGLSRNPLYFGSFLIALGFAWAAHRVILMLGIVLFFLAIYWPVMRQEEEHLKGLFGDAFSAYAREVPLFLPWRGKSRRGEGQVSFSWGLYWRNREYNVLLGFCSAVALLFLIKYLRGS